The Nitrospinota bacterium genome includes the window CAATATCCATCATGCGATCGCTGGATAGATGGTTGACGTTGTTGAATAATTGTTTCTGTTCCAGCGAGGCGGGGATCAGATCCAGCAGCATGATGCCTGTTTTTTTGTAGCGGTATCCATGCCTGTAGATTTTGTTTAAGCAAAATTTTGCAGCATCAATGATGACACGTGTGTCGCTGGTGGGGATTGATAAAGTGCGTGTGAATGCATTGTTGTATTGGCGATCTGTTTTTCGGAATCCATTGGTCTGGACAAATACATACACCGCTTGCGCCCGGCTCTTTTGTTTTCTCAGCTTTTCACACGCACGTGCCGCATAGTTGGCCAATGCTTCTTCCAGAGGTTCTTTTTTTGTCAGAAGATTGCCAAACGATTTGGACGACATGATGCTTTTTCTGGGTTGAATGCTTTCGAGATCGATGCAGGGTTGCCCTTTCAACTCCCGCAGTATGCGCTCTCCAACCACTGACAGGTGTTTGCGGATGATAGTGGGGTCCGCGTCCCTGAGTTCTGAAGCTTTTTTGATATTCATTCGACTCAAACGTTCAGACCATCTTCCTGCGATTCCCCAGAGTTTTCCTGCATCCAGAGTTTGAAGAATCTTATCCTGCTCTTGCCGGTTGCGGATGTCGAATATGCCATTCTGTTTTTTTGCAATGTGGTTGGCAACCTTTGCCAGAACCTTGGTGGGGCCAATGCCAATTGATACGGGGATTCCTGTCCATTGAAGTATTTTTCTGCGAATCAGTTTGCAGTATTCATACAGGTTGCGAGGTTGCAAATGATCCAACCGCAGAAACGCTTCATCAATAGAGTATACCTCCATGTCGGGAACGTGCAGACGAATACTGTTCATCACCCTCTGCGACATATCTCCATAGAGTTGGTAATTGGAAGAAAAGACAGCGACATCGTGCTTTTTGATGATTGCTTTCTGCTCAAAAAGTGGAACTCCCATTGGGATTCCCAGAGCTTTTGCTTCATTTGATCGGGCAACAATACAACCATCATTGTTCGATAATACGACAATAGCGCGTCCCTTAAGACCGGGATCAAACACACGCTCACAGGATGCATAAAAATTATTGCAGTCAACTAGGGCAAATATTTTCACAGCAGATTGTGGAGCACATGGGTGACGACCCCCCAAACCACAACTTCATTTCCTTCCTGAAACTCGATGGGTGGGTAGCTGGCATTTTCGGATTGTAACGAGACGTGGTCTTTCGTTTTTAAAAGTCGCTTGACGGTAAGCTGGCCGTCCACTTCTGCAATGATAACTTTTCCATGAACAGGCTCAAGGCTCCGGTCGACAATTAGTAAGTCGCCATGAAAAATTCCCGCACCTGTCATAGAGTCTCCGGATGCCCTGACAAAATAAGTTGCGGAAGGGTGCTTGATGACATATTCATTGAGATCCAGTGAACCCTCCATGTAGTCATCAGCAGGTGATGGAAACCCGGCTTCAACGCGACACACAGCCAGTGAACAGGTTGGTATAGCTAGGGCATTTGAGGTTCTGGTTGTCATGGGCACTTGAACTGTTGGATTAGACGATAAATAACAGTACCTTGCTAAAAGGCGGGAGTCAACATATTTTCGCTTTTTTTTCGTTTTTTAGGTGGGGTCGGTTGCTTGGAGCGGGCTCTGATTTTTCCAGTAAAAGTCCATCACAGCTGAGGAAAAACCTGGAAAACGATAAAGATTCCAACAATGATCATCAGGATGACGATAACGATCAACTCAATTTTATATTTTTGGGTGTTATCCGGATCTTTTGTCATTTCAGATCTTTGTCGTTTTTTAAGTTCCCTATAAAACAGTAATGGGCTAGTCGTTACTTATGATAATTACCGAGATCGTTTTAAAGGCCATTACATTGCCATTAAAAGATAACAACTAAGATCTATTAGGAGGAAATAGGACCATACGCAAGATGGTATCAAACTATCCATCAACCGGAAGAAGTAGGTGGCAATCGTTGACACTTACCTTATCTCCACCCCCAGTTCTCAACCATCTGTACTAGTTTCTAACGTATTGTCTGATGCGTTTAAATCTGCACAATCTAATAAAACTAAAGGAAAGAAAAAGAAACGAAGCGCTAGGTCTTGACTCTTGAAAAGACACTCAAGACCTAGCTTTAACTCTGGAGGAGACTCCGTTCTATATTTTTTAAACTCAAATCAATATTTAATTCTAATTCCAAATTCTGCTCCGATTCCCGGCTCCGGTTGAAAGTTTCTCAAAAAAGAGGCCGAGTTACGGATATTTTCATTCAACAAATTATTCCCCTTTGCATAAACAACCATATCTGCTTTCTTAAAATCTTCGATATGGTAATGTGTATTTAGGTTGAGCAATGTATAGCTAGGAGTATCTGCTTCCACATGTCCAGAATGCCCTTGCTTTAAAGCACGAGTGAGACGCAAGTTGGACTTCCAGTTGCCACTCCTGTGATCAAGCTGGAAACCCAAGCGAAGAGGCGGAACTCTTGGAACATCCCCATTATTGTGCAATTTGCCTCGGGTGTAGTCACTGAACAAGGTTAAATCAACATCCTGCGAATTCTCTTTCCAGACATGATAAATAAGCTGCGCTTCATAACCTATAAAAGTGGCAGAAGCTTGTTGATAAATTACTTCCGGATTATTTTCGTCACCTCCTGTGCCCCCCGTCCGTGCTGAGTAAATATAATTATTTACCCAGTTATGAAACAGGTTTAACTCAATAGCCACCTTCTTGGAATTTAATTTGTAACCCAAGTCAATATTATAGGAAGTTTCTATATCAAGATTAGGATTTCCCCTCTGATAAGTGGCTGTCGCTTCATGGTCCCCTAAAAAATATAATTCATTAGCAATAGGAGCTCGTTGCGAACGGGTTATGGCTAAATTTAATGATTTTTCGTCATCAATAGTCCACACGTCTGAAACAGAAAGGCTGACAGGTGTAAAACTTCGGTACGCATTAGCGCGTATTTCTGAGTCCACAAAATTCTGCTCTAAACGTAGCCCAAATTGACCGACGTGGTTAGATGCCAAATCAAACGACTCCTGAGCAAATACGGCGTAACTGTCAGTCCTGGTTCTCGGATTAATAAAGTCGCTTCCTATTTCTTGGGCTCTAAACAGGCTGGTCATTATCTGAAGTCCCATGATACCGTTCATTCCGAAAATGGGCTTGTGCGTAGCATCCACCCGGCCTTCAAATGTATCATTTTGAAATTTAGCTTCGAGGGCTTCGACATGTTTGTAATCTGTGAAACTGAGCTTAGCATCCATTTTTCTAAAGAAACCATCAAGGTTATTTAGACCACCTTTAAAATCCAATTTTCTTTGTTCCATCTCTATATTAGATTCTTCACCGCCCGATTCACCCCTGGTTGGAATCTGGTACTCCATGTCCACAACATTTGCAGACACTCCGAAGAAACCGGAATCACCAACAAAAGATCCCCCAGCCGTTAGACTTAAATTATCGGCTTCAGTATTATTGACAAAACCACTTGTATTGTTATCGACAACCAAGCCAGGTTGACTGACATTGGCTCGAGTGACATCGATGGCATCACCGCCGACTTCTAAATCGTCACTTTTTTGAAAATAACCGTCGAAATGGTAGGCAAATTTGCTTTTTCCGCCTTCAACTTTAAATGCTGTCTGATGGTTGTTGTTGACAGTATTGTATTTTTGCTCTACCGATCCTCCTAAAAGCTGGTCGGGAACTTTTTCCGGAATCCGGTTATCGATAACATTCACTACACCTCCTATAGCACCACTGCCGTAAAGCAATGTAGCAGGCCCCCGCAAGATCTCTATACGCTCTGCATTTATTGGAACTGAGATTGAAGCGTGATCAGGGCTGTTTTGGGAAGCATCATTCGTGCCCAGGCCGTTACTCATGACCCGTACACGGGGACCATCTTGTCCACGGATTACGGGAAGTCCAACGCCAGGACCAAAGGCCTGCCCATGGACTCCCAATTCATTTTGAAGCGTTTCGCCAATAGTACCCCCGGCTTTCATACGTAAATTATCGTCGTGTAAAACGGTCACCGGTGTTGCGGAACTGGCAATCGTGTCTTGCATGGGTGTGGATACAATAATTTCATCCAAATGAATCGCATAATGCTCCATGGGTCCGTCATGCTCTGTTCCTTTTTTTTGATCATCTGCAAAGGCCGGCGATAATAGACAGCTAAATAAAAGTAAAAATGCACAAACTTTAAGCATAGTTTCTCTCCAAGGGATATTTTCGACCCAAGCAAACGCTCGACAATGCATTAGAAAGTTTCCAAATAATGCAAAACTCTGATTTACGCATTGCATAGTTTGCTACTTCAGCAACAGGAAAATAAAGTTATTTTGGAAACTTTCGGAATGTCTAAGAATCCGAAGGTCAATATAATTTTTAATTATTTAAAAAATGGATTAACAGGTTATGGGAGGAGCTCGGCTGAAAACCGAGGATATGCTGGAGCTGATCTGAAGGTTTGTTGAAATCGAAATAGGCTGAGTTTCTTGTGTTTTCGCAAAAATATCCGGGTCGTCGTGTTCTAAGCCAACACTGGAATGAACGAGATGACAAGAAATACAATCCAAATCGACATGAGATGAATCGAGATCATGGTCGTGAATAGGGCTTCCAAACACCGTTATCAGAGCGAAACCAACCATGAGAACCATGGCAGACCATTTGGAGAGCACGATATTAGATTTCTTACGGTTTAAAAGTGACAACGGATATATCCTTAAAATTAAGTTCCTTACTCTTGTTTTGATAACATATTTATAGAAACGATTCAAAATTTATATTTTTTTCAAGGATATAAAAAAAACGATATGGCCAAAAGTTAAAATACTGAAGTAACCTTCTATTGGATAGAAAGTTAAAGATGCTAATGGTGAATTCAACCGTGTCGTTGCCTACCTTTATTTCATATGCCGAATCCTCTATATTCCAGTTATTTGCTTTTGGAAATATTACACAAAACTGACAAGGGGTTAGCCTGTTTGAGCTAACCCCTGTTTTAATGGTCGGGACGAGAAGATTTGAACTTCCGACCCCTTGACCCCCAGTCAAGTGCGCTAACCAGGCTGCGCTACGTCCCGAATTTAAAATATTGTGTGTATTGAGAAATGCAAAGACTGTTGTGTATCCATACGCGAGGATATTTTCAAAATAGTGGATCGTAATGACGATGTCAATAAAATAGGGTTTGTGAAATCCTTAGAAACCTATTTATTTTGGCTTGTTTTGTCTTCTATGATATTATTCTAACTATATGAAAATTTAAGGTTTTATGTATTCTACAGTCAGGCTAGATGGGCGTAAAGAAAATCGACACCCAGGTGCTGGACTCAACAATGTCTTTTAAATGGAAATAAGTGATATGTCTATGAAAGTGATCAATGTTCGAGATGTAGTTCAGTTTAATTCCGAAAAAATGAAAAAAGTCAGTCTGTTTGATACGGATAAATTCTTTTGTGATATATACTGTATTGGGCCAGGTCAATTCCAGAAGGTTCATTCGCACGATGGGTCTGATAAGGTTTATTATGTATTGGAAGGGCAGGGTAAAGTGACTGTAGGGTCGGAAGAAAAATTGCTTTCACAACACGAAATCACCATGGCTCCATCGGGCGAGGATCACGGGGTGGTGAACCATACCGATGACAAACTGGTCATGCTAGTTTTCATGGCGCCGAAACCCAACTAGATGTTGGGCCAATAGGCCATATTTTTACTGATGTCGAAAATGTTCTCGACTTAATAGCTTTTGCCAATTTTCTTACTTGTTAAATTGCGGTTTATCAGGTCGAGTACAAATACGAGTATATTCAAATTTGCAACTAGGTTTTATTTAAAATGATATATCTGGTTTTTCCTACATCTTGGCATCCGTCACAACCTTACCTGAGTTTGCCCAGTTTAAAGGCGTTTCTCAATATGCATGGAGTTCACGATGTGGTTCAGCGTGACCTGGCGATTGAACTCCTCAATGACCTCTGTACCTGGGAGAAAACCAAGCCACTATACGAGCGCATCATTAGAGAGCTGAACGAATTGAGTTCCAAGCCTCGGTTGACTCAAGAAGAAGCGGAAAAGTTTAACAAACTCCGTGAAGCGGAAGAAATTGTCATGGCACTGAAGGACCAAATTGATGGAGCCGTTGCTTCGCAACGCAGTCAGGAGTTCTATGATATTGATCAGTATATGGAAAACCTCAAAATCATGGATGTTTGGCTCGACAATATTTTAGCGCCTTACTATCCATCACAATTGACGGTTATAGGCAGTCAGATGCGGTTTTCACCCTACTCATCTCAAGAAGTGATCGACTCCTTCAATCACCCGGAAGAGAATTTCTTTTATGACCTTTATCAGCAATGGTATTTGCCGGGAATTCTTGAAGAGGACATTGACATTCTCGGAATCTCTATTACTTCGGTGGAGCAAATCATATCCGGCTTGACCCTGGCTTATCTCGTCAAGCAGAACCGTCCTGAAATTCATATCACTGTCGGCGGAAGTGTGTTCACCAAGCTTGTGGATCGTTTGGAGAATGATGGCTCGAAGCTTTTCAATTTTGTAGACAGTTTTGTTGTGCATGAGGGTGAGACACCACTTCTTAAGCTGGTCGAGCACCTTCGCGGAGATGGCGATCTAAGCAAAGTACCTAATCTGGTTTACCGGCAGGAAGGGGTGGTTAAAGTGAACCGGCCTTTCGCCAAGGAAGAACTGAATGCCTTGCCAACTCCGGATTTTGATGGAATGCCTTTGGACCTATACCTGTCTCCGGAGCGTGTTTTACCGGTGATGGGTTCTCGTGGTTGTTATTGGGAACAATGCGCGTTTTGTTCCATTCCATTCGATCACATGAATTTCCATGTGCGGTACGCAGAGAATGTGGTGAACGATTTTAAGGTGTTGCAGGAAAAATATAACTGCAATAATTTTTTCTTCACCGATGAAGCGTTGCCGATCAACTTTCTCAGAACTTTTGCCGCCAAGATCATCGAACAAAAGGTGGATGTGCAGTGGACAGGGGAGCTCAAGTTTGAGAAGAGCCTGCTCAAAGACGACCGTATGGATTTGTTATACAAGTCTGGTTGCCGCAAATTGATATTTGGTTTGGAGTCATACAACCAGAGGGTTCTGAACTCCATGAAGAAAGGTGTGGAATTGAGCTGGGTGGATGAAACCACCGAACGATGTCTGCAATTGGGCATTGCTATGCACTTTTATCTTATTTGTGGTTTTCCGACTGAGACCCGTGAAGAAGTGATGGACTCGATTAACTTTGTCCTTAACAACCAGCGCTTGCTGGACTCGCCAGGTTTTTCAGCGATTCTCTCACAGTTTGATCTTGAGCGAGGAGCACCCATAGAAAATAGTCCGATGGAATGGGGCATCACAAAACTTTATACTCCGCCGGACCATGATTTGAGTCTGGGTTATTCTTATGAGACGTCAATAGGAATGAATGCCGAAGAAACGAATGAGCTTTACCAGCAGTTGATCGAAAAACTGGGTCGAGAAGTGATGACATTTCCGCACAACTATTCCCTGTCTGATGGTTTGCTATACCTTGCCCATCATAACTGCAATACCCTTACCGAAAGACTCGGTGCATTGGCCTAGTTTAATTGTAATAGTCGGATCCTTCTGATTTTTTTTCTGTATTTTCCTGGTTTTTTTCTGAACTTGATTGGGTTTTCGGGCCTGTTGTGCATCCCGCGCTTAATGCCGAAAATAATAAAACAGTTAAAACCCATATGATAAATTTTTGATTCATGAGACCTCCTGAATATAAGCTTTTTATTTTATAGCTTGTCTCGTGATTTTTATAGTCAGGCCTGATTGTTCTTTAATTCCAGCCTGGCATCTTTGAAAATACCAAAGGAAGATTGCAGGATCATCACTGAGAT containing:
- a CDS encoding Y-family DNA polymerase, whose translation is MKIFALVDCNNFYASCERVFDPGLKGRAIVVLSNNDGCIVARSNEAKALGIPMGVPLFEQKAIIKKHDVAVFSSNYQLYGDMSQRVMNSIRLHVPDMEVYSIDEAFLRLDHLQPRNLYEYCKLIRRKILQWTGIPVSIGIGPTKVLAKVANHIAKKQNGIFDIRNRQEQDKILQTLDAGKLWGIAGRWSERLSRMNIKKASELRDADPTIIRKHLSVVGERILRELKGQPCIDLESIQPRKSIMSSKSFGNLLTKKEPLEEALANYAARACEKLRKQKSRAQAVYVFVQTNGFRKTDRQYNNAFTRTLSIPTSDTRVIIDAAKFCLNKIYRHGYRYKKTGIMLLDLIPASLEQKQLFNNVNHLSSDRMMDIVDLINNDHGPDTLFFGAQGVVREWKMRCGSRSPRYTTQWNELLTVG
- the umuD gene encoding translesion error-prone DNA polymerase V autoproteolytic subunit → MTTRTSNALAIPTCSLAVCRVEAGFPSPADDYMEGSLDLNEYVIKHPSATYFVRASGDSMTGAGIFHGDLLIVDRSLEPVHGKVIIAEVDGQLTVKRLLKTKDHVSLQSENASYPPIEFQEGNEVVVWGVVTHVLHNLL
- a CDS encoding TonB-dependent receptor; this encodes MLKVCAFLLLFSCLLSPAFADDQKKGTEHDGPMEHYAIHLDEIIVSTPMQDTIASSATPVTVLHDDNLRMKAGGTIGETLQNELGVHGQAFGPGVGLPVIRGQDGPRVRVMSNGLGTNDASQNSPDHASISVPINAERIEILRGPATLLYGSGAIGGVVNVIDNRIPEKVPDQLLGGSVEQKYNTVNNNHQTAFKVEGGKSKFAYHFDGYFQKSDDLEVGGDAIDVTRANVSQPGLVVDNNTSGFVNNTEADNLSLTAGGSFVGDSGFFGVSANVVDMEYQIPTRGESGGEESNIEMEQRKLDFKGGLNNLDGFFRKMDAKLSFTDYKHVEALEAKFQNDTFEGRVDATHKPIFGMNGIMGLQIMTSLFRAQEIGSDFINPRTRTDSYAVFAQESFDLASNHVGQFGLRLEQNFVDSEIRANAYRSFTPVSLSVSDVWTIDDEKSLNLAITRSQRAPIANELYFLGDHEATATYQRGNPNLDIETSYNIDLGYKLNSKKVAIELNLFHNWVNNYIYSARTGGTGGDENNPEVIYQQASATFIGYEAQLIYHVWKENSQDVDLTLFSDYTRGKLHNNGDVPRVPPLRLGFQLDHRSGNWKSNLRLTRALKQGHSGHVEADTPSYTLLNLNTHYHIEDFKKADMVVYAKGNNLLNENIRNSASFLRNFQPEPGIGAEFGIRIKY
- a CDS encoding cupin domain-containing protein encodes the protein MKVINVRDVVQFNSEKMKKVSLFDTDKFFCDIYCIGPGQFQKVHSHDGSDKVYYVLEGQGKVTVGSEEKLLSQHEITMAPSGEDHGVVNHTDDKLVMLVFMAPKPN
- a CDS encoding radical SAM protein, producing the protein MHGVHDVVQRDLAIELLNDLCTWEKTKPLYERIIRELNELSSKPRLTQEEAEKFNKLREAEEIVMALKDQIDGAVASQRSQEFYDIDQYMENLKIMDVWLDNILAPYYPSQLTVIGSQMRFSPYSSQEVIDSFNHPEENFFYDLYQQWYLPGILEEDIDILGISITSVEQIISGLTLAYLVKQNRPEIHITVGGSVFTKLVDRLENDGSKLFNFVDSFVVHEGETPLLKLVEHLRGDGDLSKVPNLVYRQEGVVKVNRPFAKEELNALPTPDFDGMPLDLYLSPERVLPVMGSRGCYWEQCAFCSIPFDHMNFHVRYAENVVNDFKVLQEKYNCNNFFFTDEALPINFLRTFAAKIIEQKVDVQWTGELKFEKSLLKDDRMDLLYKSGCRKLIFGLESYNQRVLNSMKKGVELSWVDETTERCLQLGIAMHFYLICGFPTETREEVMDSINFVLNNQRLLDSPGFSAILSQFDLERGAPIENSPMEWGITKLYTPPDHDLSLGYSYETSIGMNAEETNELYQQLIEKLGREVMTFPHNYSLSDGLLYLAHHNCNTLTERLGALA